AGCGAGACCAATCCAACGCGCCAGCGACTCGTCGTCTGGAAACAAGCGTAGCAACTCTTCGTCGCAGCGCGCGATATCGTCGGGATCGCCGGAGAGCGCCGCGAACCGAAACGGACCGGATCCGCGACAGAATAACGGCCGGACGAAGGCCGGCACGAATCCGGGAAACGCGAACGCTCGCTCGAAGCCGCCGCGCTGCGCTTGCGCGCGAATGTTGTTGCCGTAGTCGAACGTGACCGAACCGTTGTCTTGAAAACGAACCATCGCTTCGACGTGTGCGACGCAACTTTCCAACGCGCGCCGTTCGTATTCCACCGGATCGGCGGTCCGCAGGGCAGCGGCTTCGTCTAACGTCAGACCGGCCGGAACGTAGCCATTCAGCAGGTCGTGCGCCGACGTCTGATCGGTCACCGCGTCTGGGCGCAATCCGGCGTCGAACAGTGCAGAAAACTCGACCGCCGCATTGCCTTCGTAACCAATCGAAATTGCTTGTCCTGCATTTCGAGCAACCAGCGCTTCTCGAAGCGCTTCGTCGCGCGACGCGACCACGCGATCGAGGTAGCGCAACTCGCGACGGCGCTCGAGACGGCTGCGGTCGACATCGACCACGAGTGCGACGCCTCCGTTCATCGTGATCGCTAACGGTTGCGCGCCGCCCATACCGCCAACGCCGGCCGTCAGCGCGATACGCCCGCGCAAGGTTCCGTCAAAGTGCTGGCGGGCGAGCTCGGCAAACGTCTCGTAGGTTCCTTGCACGATGCCTTGCGTGCCGATATAGATCCACGAACCCGCAGTCATTTGCCCGTACATCGTCAGGCCTTGTGCCTCGAGTTCGCGAAACGTCTTCCAGTTGGCCCAGTTAGGAACGAGATTCGAGTTGGCGATGATGACGCGGGGTGCGCGTGCGTGCGTCTTCCACACCGCGACGGGCTTGCCGCTTTGCACCACGAGCGTTTCGTCGGATTCCAAACGGCGCAGCGTGCGAACGATCGCGTCGAACGCCTCCCACGAACGCGCCGCCCGGCCGTTGCCGCCGTACACGACGAGATCGTCGGG
The nucleotide sequence above comes from Candidatus Tumulicola sp.. Encoded proteins:
- the hutU gene encoding urocanate hydratase, whose translation is MERSPIMATTVNSRRVRAARGTELRCKGWPQEAALRMLENNLDPEVAERPDDLVVYGGNGRAARSWEAFDAIVRTLRRLESDETLVVQSGKPVAVWKTHARAPRVIIANSNLVPNWANWKTFRELEAQGLTMYGQMTAGSWIYIGTQGIVQGTYETFAELARQHFDGTLRGRIALTAGVGGMGGAQPLAITMNGGVALVVDVDRSRLERRRELRYLDRVVASRDEALREALVARNAGQAISIGYEGNAAVEFSALFDAGLRPDAVTDQTSAHDLLNGYVPAGLTLDEAAALRTADPVEYERRALESCVAHVEAMVRFQDNGSVTFDYGNNIRAQAQRGGFERAFAFPGFVPAFVRPLFCRGSGPFRFAALSGDPDDIARCDEELLRLFPDDESLARWIGLAQERIAFQGLPARICWLAFGDRAKAGLAFNELVRTGAVKAPIVIGRDHLDTGSVASPYRETEAMKDGSDAIADWPILNALLNTAAGAHWVSFHHGGGVGIGYSLHAGMVVVADGTDETRERLGCVLTTDCGMGVVRHADAGYEEAIVTADAKGIDWRL